The genomic window TCCGGTACTTACGGCCTGTTTCAACAAAGAGCCCTGTGCGGCGGCGAGTTTCGCCCCACGCTTAGCCAGCACCCTGGGGCTTCCGCCGTGGTCGCCGCGGTGGGCGAATCGCCCGGTAGCATCGGTTACGCAGGCTACCATCACCTGACGCCCAACGTTAAAGCCGTCAGCCTGATCAATACCGAAGGCCAAGCCATCGCACTCAGTGAAAACAGCGTGCAAAGCGGTGACTATCCACTCTCGCGCTATCTTTATCTGTATGTCAATGCGCCGCCTGAACAACCCTTGCCTGCGGCGGAAAAAGCCCTGCTAGGCTTGATTTTTTCACCCGAGGGTCAAAAGATTGCTCGTTCAGCGGGCTTTGTACCGCTAAGCGAAACTCTCCGTCAACAGCAAGCCCTCTGGTAACAGTTCTTGATTGACAGCCCGGCAAAATGTCATCTAAATGTCATAAAAAAGTCTTACGCTGTGTGCTAGGCCATGACAAGCGTCTTACCAACCACCTTCTGCGACCTCAGTCTGCACCATGCTATCACCATGACTCAGCCACCACGGCTTTCATCCTCAGCTCCTCGGACACTGCCTCAAGGTCCGCGCTGCCAGCGCCCTCATCGTCAACGCCTGGATCGCTTTGCGACGACGGTGATTACTGCGGGTGCCTTTGCCGTGCTGGCTGCCATCCTGGCAATTGGAGTCTTCTTGCTATGGGAAAGCTTCCCCCTGCTGGCGATGAACGATATGGCGCTGATCAGCTCGCTTTCGCCATTGGCATGGGGAACATTAAAGGCCGCGTTAGCCGCCATGGTGTTTGCCCTGCCGATTGCGCTGGGTGCAGCTGTTTACACCGCCATGTATATGCCCGCTCGCCAGCGCACCCGCATCAAGCCGCTGTTGGAAATGATGGAAGCCATTCCTGGCGTGGTGATCGGTTTTATTGCCGGGCTGATACTCGCCCCCTGGGTGGAGCGGCACCTGACGTCCACACTGGTGCTGCTGGTCTGGCTACCTGCTAGCGCCCTGTTGGCGGGCATGCTGTGGCATGCCTTGCATAAGCGTTGGCGCCAGCGTCTTCCTTTCAGCAGCGCCGCCCTTTGGCTGATCCCCTGGTTTGCGCTGATGGTCATTCTCGCGCTCTGGGCAGCGCCGCTGGCTGAACAGTACCTGCTAGGCGAAGATTTACGCCGCTTTCTTGATTTGCAGCTGGGCATTGATTATGCCACGCGCAACGCCATGATAGTCGGCGCAGCGATGGGCTTTGCCGTGATTCCCAGCGTCTATGCCCTGGCGGAAGACGCCCTTTCGGATGTGCCACCTGCCCTGCTGGAAGGTGCCCAGGCGTTGGGGGCTGACCGCTGGCAGGCACTCTGGAAAGTCGCCCTGCCGGCTGCCGGGCCAGGGATATTTTCTGCGGTGATGATCGGCGCCGGACGTGCCGTAGGTGAAACCATGATTGTATTGATGGCCAGCGGCAACACCGCCTTGTTGAGCGCCAGCCCCTTTGAAGGCATGCGCTCCATGGCCGCCGCCATCGCCATAGAGATGCCGGAAGCAGCGCCTGGCAGCAGCACTTACCATATGCTGATCTTTGCCGCCTTGCTGCTGTTTGGCTTCACCTTTCTGGTCAATACCCTGGCTGAAACGGTTCGACTGCGCTTGCGTACCCGCCTGAAACGCATGGGGGGGAGTGCATGAAACGCGTCTGGCCATGGCTGTGCGCTGCCAGTGTAGCGCTCTCGCTATGTATGTTGGGGCTCTTGCTGGCCCTGTTACTGACCCGTGGTTTAGGTCATTTCTGGCCATCCACCCTGGAGGTGGCCACCCTGGATTCCGGCGAGGTGATTGCCGGGGAAGCCGTGCGTGAAACAGCGCTGCCCCAGCGTGACGGCAAAGAGCGGCTCTACTTTACCGCCAACCGGGATATCGACGGCGCCCGCTGGCGCTGGGTAGCAATAGACAGCATAGCCTCACGCCAGACACCCTCGACGCTGTTGCGCCTGCAGCGCAGCCCGTGGGGGGATTTTATCGGCTACCTCTCTGCCTACGAATACGGCCAGCAACGCCTGGAAGGCGAAGCCGCCTGGCAGGCATTGGAGACTGCCCTGGCAGCCCCTGCCAATGCCCGCCCCCAGGCGACCCTGGTACTGGAAACGGCAGACGGTCAGACCATTCGCCAGGCGCTGGCGGATATTCACCGTGCCCAGCGGCCCAACACCATGCACATTGGCGAAAAGCTGCGCTACTGGGCGCACGGTGTCTGGCAGTTTCTGAGTGAAGGACCGCGAGCCGCTAATACCGGCGGGGGCGTCTGGCCAGCGATTTTTGGCACCGTGCTGATGGTGATTGTGATGTCGGTGATTGTCATGCCCTTTGGCGTGCTGGCCGCGATTTATCTGAACGAGATTGCCCATCAAGGCCGCCTGACCCGGCTGGTACGGATTGGCGTACGCAACCTGGCGGGTGTGCCTTCGATTGTTTACGGCGTATTCGGTCTGGGGGTATTTGTTTACGGTATTGGCAGCTCGGTGGATCAATGGTTTTTTGAGGATACCCTGCCATCTCCGACCTTTGGCACCGGCGGCCTGTTATGGGCATCCCTGACCCTGGCATTACTCACCTTGCCCGTGGTGATTGTCGCCACCGAAGAAGGTCTGGCACGCATTCCCGATAGCCAGCGCGAAGGCGCCGTTGCCCTGGGCGCGACCCGTCTGGAAACCTTGACCCGCATCGTACTGCCTATGGCCATGCCCGCCATGCTGACGGCAGTCATTCTGGCGGTGGCTCGCGCAGCAGGTGAAGTCGCCCCCCTGATGCTGGTCGGCGTTGCCAAACTGGCCCCGCAGATGCCGCTGGATGGCGACTTCCCCTATCTACACCTGGAACGCAAGTTCATGCATCTGGGCTATCATCTGTTTGATACTGCCTTTCACGGCGACGATGTTCAGGCGGCCATTCCGTTGGTCTACGCAACGGCGCTCTTACTGGTTACGATTGTGCTGGTGCTTAACCTAACTGCCATATTCTTGCGCCATTATCTAAGACGTCAGCGAGGTCAGCCATGTTAGCGTCCAATGAAAGCCTCAATGGCATGTCTCGCCAAGGCCAAAGCTGCCTGAGCATTGATGCCTTCAGCCTGGCCTACGCAGGTAAGCAGGCGCTGCGCGAGCTGACGCTGGAGATACCTCGCCACCGGGTGACCGCCTTTATCGGCCCTTCAGGGTGTGGCAAATCAACTTTACTCAGGGCCATCAACCGTCTGCATGACCTCAACGATGAAGCCTCGCATAAAGGTCGTATCATGGTGGAGGGCATCGACATTCATTCACCCGACATCGACGTGTCCGAATTGCGGCGGCGAATTGGCATGGTCTTTCAGACCCCGAACCCTTTTCCCATGTCGATTTATGAAAACGTGGCCTTCGGCTTGCGTTTACAGGGCCGCATGACCAAGCGCAAGCGGGATGACATTATTGAATGGGCGCTCACCTCGGCGGCACTGTGGGACGAGGTCAAGGATCGTCTGCATCAGTCGGCCTGGCAGCTGTCCGGTGGGCAGCAGCAACGCCTGGTCATTGCCCGTACCTTGGCCGTACAGCCCGAGATATTGCTGCTTGATGAACCCGCGTCAGCGCTTGATCCAGTGTCGACGCTAAAAATCGAGGAGCTGATCTGCAACCTGAAATCGCAGCTGACCCTGGTATTGGTCACCCATAACATGCAGCAGGCCGCTCGGGTATCCGATTTCACTGCCTTTTTAAGTCACGGTGAACTCATCGAATACGGCCCGACAGACCAGTTATTCACCAACCCACGCTTGCGCCATACTGAAAACTACATCACTGGGCGCATCAACTGACAGGAAGGTCGGTGACCCGATCCGGCACCTACTAACAATGTATTTCATCACCCCGCAACCGCCATCAGGAGCACATTATGGAAATCAACAGCGAAAGCCATAGCCAACATATCTCACGTCAGTTCAACCAGGAGCTGGAGGAGCTGAAAACCCACTTGATGGCCATGGGTGGCCTGGTGGAAAAACAGGTTCAGGATGCCATTACGGCCCTGCTGGAAAATGACAGCAAGCTGGCTGGCAAGGTGCGCGACAATGACCGTGAAGTGAACGATCTGCACCTGCAGATTGACGAAGAATGTACCCGCATACTGGCGCGCCGCCAGCCTGCGGCCTCGGATCTGCGTCTGGTACTTGCCGTCATTCGCGCCTCATCTGATCTGGAGCGTATCGGCGATGAAGCCAGCAAGATTGCCCGCAACGCCATCTC from Halomonas sp. CH40 includes these protein-coding regions:
- a CDS encoding ABC transporter permease subunit, yielding MTQPPRLSSSAPRTLPQGPRCQRPHRQRLDRFATTVITAGAFAVLAAILAIGVFLLWESFPLLAMNDMALISSLSPLAWGTLKAALAAMVFALPIALGAAVYTAMYMPARQRTRIKPLLEMMEAIPGVVIGFIAGLILAPWVERHLTSTLVLLVWLPASALLAGMLWHALHKRWRQRLPFSSAALWLIPWFALMVILALWAAPLAEQYLLGEDLRRFLDLQLGIDYATRNAMIVGAAMGFAVIPSVYALAEDALSDVPPALLEGAQALGADRWQALWKVALPAAGPGIFSAVMIGAGRAVGETMIVLMASGNTALLSASPFEGMRSMAAAIAIEMPEAAPGSSTYHMLIFAALLLFGFTFLVNTLAETVRLRLRTRLKRMGGSA
- the pstB gene encoding phosphate ABC transporter ATP-binding protein PstB produces the protein MLASNESLNGMSRQGQSCLSIDAFSLAYAGKQALRELTLEIPRHRVTAFIGPSGCGKSTLLRAINRLHDLNDEASHKGRIMVEGIDIHSPDIDVSELRRRIGMVFQTPNPFPMSIYENVAFGLRLQGRMTKRKRDDIIEWALTSAALWDEVKDRLHQSAWQLSGGQQQRLVIARTLAVQPEILLLDEPASALDPVSTLKIEELICNLKSQLTLVLVTHNMQQAARVSDFTAFLSHGELIEYGPTDQLFTNPRLRHTENYITGRIN
- the pstA gene encoding phosphate ABC transporter permease PstA, which encodes MKRVWPWLCAASVALSLCMLGLLLALLLTRGLGHFWPSTLEVATLDSGEVIAGEAVRETALPQRDGKERLYFTANRDIDGARWRWVAIDSIASRQTPSTLLRLQRSPWGDFIGYLSAYEYGQQRLEGEAAWQALETALAAPANARPQATLVLETADGQTIRQALADIHRAQRPNTMHIGEKLRYWAHGVWQFLSEGPRAANTGGGVWPAIFGTVLMVIVMSVIVMPFGVLAAIYLNEIAHQGRLTRLVRIGVRNLAGVPSIVYGVFGLGVFVYGIGSSVDQWFFEDTLPSPTFGTGGLLWASLTLALLTLPVVIVATEEGLARIPDSQREGAVALGATRLETLTRIVLPMAMPAMLTAVILAVARAAGEVAPLMLVGVAKLAPQMPLDGDFPYLHLERKFMHLGYHLFDTAFHGDDVQAAIPLVYATALLLVTIVLVLNLTAIFLRHYLRRQRGQPC